From the Lemur catta isolate mLemCat1 chromosome 1, mLemCat1.pri, whole genome shotgun sequence genome, the window ATAACATATGTTGGAATTTTTCTATCTCCGTTGTACCTTTACCTCTCTTTCAGGTTTTTATCACTTAATCTCTCAGTGATTCATTCTTGATCATTTCTTCAGATCTTCTAACCAAGAATGCGTTTCTCAGCTGcatctaatctgctgttaatctgATCAATTTTCTTGTAgtttatttggttcttttccaAAGATGTTTGGACATTTTAATCGTCTCCTGccctttgttcatatttttgaTCCTGTCCTTTTCCTTGAacataaaaaatgcatttcttaaacattatatatataaaatgcttatatatatgatacatatatatatcatgtatTCTGTGCCTAGTCATTTCAATACCTGAAACCTTTGCAGGTATGCTTCTTCTGTCTCTTGTCTCAACTAGCTGTCACTTATTGTGCCTTTCTTCCCTGTGGGTTTGTGACTTTTCTGAATGGGAGCTTTATTTCTTAGAACTTTGTACGAATTCTTTGAGGTCTAGGTGGAATGTGGGTTCCCATAGATAAGATTCACATTTGCGGATGCCTAAGGGTACTATCTACTTAAATTCACTTTAAGCAAAATTCTCAGTTCAGATATTTCAGATCACCTAAGTAGTGTGAATGTAGTCTTCGACCCACAGTTTGTAATTATGAGTTATcaagaagtatatatatatattttgcttttacgCAGTAAAAAGTTCAAGTTATACAATTCCTAGGCCATGGTTATCTAGGTCTTTGGGGTGCCAAGTTAACTTGGATTAGGAGTGTAATAGCAGATTCTCCTGGATTTTGTCTTCACTTTGCCAAAGCCATGAAAACCTAAGTTAGAACATGTGGCTAACAAGTGCTCTCAAGGCAAAGCTGGCTGCATCGTTGTTTTGTACCTGCTTTGGCTCCCACTTTCACTGTGTTTTTGGCAGAGGGCAGAACCCTGGAAAATCCTAGTATTAAGCCACGGCTAGAGGATTGGAAGCCCACAAAGATACTTTGGACAAGTGGGCACAGAAACAGGAAGCAAAGGCGAGGAAAAAAGTAGTGTCACTGTATACAAGGCAAGAAAGTTTctgaaagggaaagaagtcaaggagagaagggaaattcATTCCTTGGACTTACACGAAGAGAATCATAAGTCACTAAACAAATTAGTAACTTAAGGTTCCTGGCATGTTTTCTATTGTTACAATAACTTCAGAGAACCATACGCTTTTTATTCATGttgtagttttttgtttattaaagatAGTCCTATAAGTGaacctataattatttcaaaataagaaagttttttaaaatagtgccATAATAATATAATCCTTTTAAAGAGATCCAGAAATATTTACATGTTTCCAGTAAGCCTCACATTACCTAACACAGGCCTCACAAACTTAAATATCCACAGGCAAGGAAAATGAAGGAGTTAAGCAATTTGAGTCTAAgctaaaaacaagacaaaacaaaacaaaaaaacccccttAAGACCCGAGGAGCACATATGCTTTCTAAAAAGAACAGGCACAACTAATTCTTACTACATAGCCACACGGGCCAGTCTTGTTGGGTCATCTGGTTTtctgaaataagccagaaatctgaatttttatatgAACTCTCCCAATTCTAAAATGTAACCaattaacttaaatattttcaaaatactttgcaAACTTAACAAATCAATAGATCTGAGGTGGCTCATgaaccatcctttttttttttttttttacctttggtCTAGTATACATAATATAGCATTTTAATCTTACACATTGAGAAGAAATTAAGTTGCAAATAAGAAAGGCTCATAAACAGTAATAAAGCCATATCTAGACTCCAGTTCTTTTTGTCCTCAAAGTAGTATTTCCTTCATCTGTGATTATACAACCTCTTTAcctaacaaatgaaataaatacacagGTTAGTCAGATATGCAAGTTAATAATCAGAACATGCTGTAGTAAATTTAGGAACCACAGCATAAGCTTCACATTTAATCAAGATTCTGTCACTTCTGAAACATTTTTAGGTAGAAGCtccagaaaataaattactgatgACTTATCAACAGTCTGTGCTTCACAAACTTGGTTTTAATTGTATAGGATACAATTCTATGACATCTTTAAGCAAAATTATAACTTACCTAAACAAATATCTATGtcaagtttaaaatataatgtagatattttaaatttctggagAAAAAAGATTATTGGAGGGCTAATAGAAAGCTGGCCTCCAATTATTAAGACTTTATTTATAGTACAGACTATACTCATCCATTCTTTAAACATACACTGTGAGCCTACAATTTCCTGTTCAGTAGGGATCGATTCTCAAGCTCAAGGGATATACATTTAAAGTAACTATTTTCAAGGACACATGAAGTGAGTGCTAACAGTAGTCCAGGAGGAAAGGGCTAGCATAgctatttatcttcttttctcttaACAGCTCCTAAAGTAAAGTACGCTGATTTTGCAAGAACCAGGTGCAACAGCCCCAGAGCTTGTGGGCTTGGCAAGACATAGATCCACGTGTTCTCAGTGCAAGTCCACAGCTGACACACTGTGACCAACCACAGCAAAAGGATCGTTCTTTTGTATTCCTTTCCTAAGGAATTAATGCACTCCTTTGTAAAGCAACTGTCACCTGTAGAGTCCTAACAAATGTTTGCCATGTCCTCTGATTTAAGCCACCTCAACTCtgtcatgttttattttccttgtggGAGTCACAGACTAGCTTGGACTTGAAAGACGTCTTCTGTGCAAGGAAAGGCGAGTCTCGCCGGTTAGAAGCAGCAGAATTAGTCCGGCGCCAGGGTCAGCTGAGTCTAGCAGCGTGTGCACAAAACCTAACCCAAATCGTAACCCACCACCTTTCATTGCAGCAGTTTAATAGTCACAGCAAAACCAGAACGTGGCCTCAAGGTGTCACCAGGCCCAATTCCAGCTTTTGCCTAGGCGTGGGCTGTGTGAAACCAGGGACAGGGCCCGCATTTCCCGGGTGACATGTAATTTACAGCCAAGGCCGGGAGAAGCCAAGGACAACAGCTGCCTGCCGCGCGGTGCCGCCGCCATGCAAGCAGGGCTCACACCGCTCACCTTCACAGTCGGCCCCCGGCCGCCCCCCGGCCTCCTGGCCCTGTGCCGGCACCGGGCTAGAGACCCAGAGCCCCGCGCAAAAGGCCACCACGGCAGCTGGGCTCGCGCACCACATGCTGAGCCCGCAGCTCCAATCGCGCACCGCCAGCCGCCCGGCTAAGGCTGGCTGAAGCACCGAGCCCAGGGTGGGAAACGATCTGCCCCGGGTTGCTAGGACAAATGACGCCACTCAACCGACAGCTTCCATTGGCTCTCACGAAAGGGGCACGGAGGGGGCGGAGCGAAGGcgcctcttcctttccctccccagctGGCGCGTGCGCACTCTCACACGCGCGGCACGGCTCCCGCGGAGCGCGCAGAGGCGCACTAAAGCTATTCGCCCACTCCCCGTGAGGAAAGGTGGGACCTTCACGCTGATTGGTGGCGACGCGGGAGGCCGACGCGGCGGACCGGACGCAGTGGGCGGGCGGGAACGTGAAGTCTCCGCGGTGCCTGCTGGGCCCGTTCGGCGGCGGGTTGCTGTTGCGGCTGCGGGTCTCGTCgttgccgccgccgccggccctGCCGCCTCATGGCGGCCATCGGCGTTCACCTGGGCTGCACCTCGGCCTGTGTGGCCGTCTACAAGGTGAGGACTGGCGGCGCTGGGCTACGGCTTCGTGTCGGCCACACAGCTCTCTGGGCGCGGGGTCATCTACAGGCACGAGGACGGCGTGTCGCCGGCCTAGGAACGGCGCTAAGAGTGGGGTTGCTGCGGGGACATTTCGAGGCGAAGGGCAGAGCGGGCCCAGCCTCGTCCTCCGCGGCGGCTCCTCCGGAAAGCCGGCTGCTCCCTGGGGGAGGCTCGTGGCGACGCCGGCGCGCGAGGTTCGGGAGATGTGGAGGCAGGATGCCGGGAAGGGTCCCAGGGACTATAGGGCCGCGGGATGCCCGGAGGGCCCCAGGATTCCTGTAGCCAGGTGGTCCTGGGGACGTAGCGACCGCGAGATAGCCAGAGGCTGGTGGTCGCGGAGACCTCAGGGCCGCCGGACGTGCTGCGCTGGGCCGGAAAGTCTAGGACCCAGAGGGGCGGGGTGGCCGCAATCTAGAACTGGACCTCTTGACCCTACGAAGCGTGTCTGGCTGTGAAGCCGGTTGATTGAACATGCTCGCCGGACTTGGCCTTTCTGCAGGTGAGAGATTTTAACAAGGAGTTGTAGCCTTCGTCTCAATGGGGAGGCGGAAGGAATGGTAATAATGAACTCCCCAGCTACTGCTCCCGCGTTTAAATGTCCAGTGGTTTGTAAAGAAAAGCCAAAGGGATTAGTGCTACTTTATTtgtataaaaaggaagaaagatgtatttgtgggagaaggcagagaagtaGAAGGATCATGTAATAATGGGCTTGTTATTATTGTGTATGGAAAGGTTATTATATTTGATCCAATTGTTGATTCTGCAGAGCAAACTGAAAAAATGGGGCCATTCCTCAGGGAATGTAGATCTGTAAAACtaggaaattaataataattaaatctaCAACTTTAAGATGTGGATACAGCAGTTTTTCTTTCCACATAGGTGGCAAAGTAACACTGGCCCACATATGTCAGAATATGTCTAATGTGACTGTGTATTTCATTTCAAAAGAGCTAATACAGTTGTGCGTTTTTTCTCTCTAGGATGGCCGGGCTGGTGTGGTTGCCAATGATGCAGGTGATAGAGTTACTCCAGCTGTTGTCGCTTACTCAGAAAATGAAGAGGTACTATTCTCCTTATTTTTATACcttgaaataattaaacattaCATGCATTGTAATATATTGCTCTTTTTCAGATTGTTGGACTGGCAGCAAAACAAAgtagaataagaaatatttcaaatacagtAATGAAAGTAAAGCGGATCCTTGGCAGAAGGTATGGAacaaaatgatacttttaaatGTGGTAGTAAAAACATGTTCATAAATTCTAAGAATAATGTGAAATGAAACTTGGTAACACCatagtttgttttctttggttgctttttATGACTGAGTCATTTCAGAGAGTACCCCAGTAGGCTGtttcttttgattattattattggatCTTCTAAAGGATGGAATTCACTCAGACATTTCTTGCTGACAGGTCTGTTAGTATTGATAAATGCCAccattgatttaattttaataatttgcgTCATTCCTAGGTAATaacttttcacattttcatatttttttgacTGAGGGAAATTCAAGGATTTTGTGGGAATTTGAAGAGTTCTATGCACTGTGGTTGAATTTTGCAAAGCCTATTACAATTGGTTATAATTTATATAGATGCTTTTGATTTTCCTTAGGGTCTTTTGTGACACTTCCTGGGAAGTAACTTTTCCAGTTGGCTAACAAAtgtaatcattagagaaatagCTTAATTAATGTCTTATGTAAGAATCAGGTCAATCATCTGTTGTAACTTTAATTAGAAGATTAAAGAGGCTTGCCTCTCCAGACTTCTGTCTCCTCAAATTATAGATTACAGTAATTAAGGGTTTTCATTTTCACTGCAGTAGTAATACTTGAtagagtgtttttaaattttcaaagtgctttcacatctattattttatttaattctctcaacatCCCTGTAAAATTGGTAGGATAGGTACTATTtctccccatttacagatgagaaaatcaaggcacagagaaatGTGGCATTTCTAAAATAGTGAGGAGGAGTGAACTAGGTAAGATTGCAGTTCAGTTTTCCTAACCCTCAGCCCCAGTATCTTTTCTACTTTGTTTAGTgagaaatttaaatagaaatttccTCACGTTGAATTTAGGATTTGGAGATtatagattaatatttatttttttatgtatatattttttatctctcaCCTATGTTAAATTGAgcttgatattaatttttttccttaggatatTTATGCACTATGCCAAAAACCATAGTGTTTTAGAATTCAATATTTTGTGACAATAGATATATTCCCATTCCTTTTGACTGTTGACAAACTCCGTActaagcacattaaaaataagttagtAGGCAGGACCCAATGGGTCATGCCGATAGttccagctacgtgggaggctaaggcaggaggattgcatgagcccaggagtttgagtagGAGCTATGATTGCAGTGCACCCAGATTGGGCatcagaatgagaccttgtctcaaaaaagttggtcaaatatttttaaatcataaagtcTGGAGTTTGGAGAGAAGGAAGCTGGAATCACTTAGTAGCCAgcaatgtgtctgtttttttaattaaactttttattttgagataattgtaatCTTACATGCTGCTGTAAGAAATAATGCAGAGGTATCTGGTATATTACTGGGTTTACTACTTCCCAGTGATTACATCTTACAAACTATAGTACAGTATCACAAGCAGGATACTGACCTTGATATGtccagatatagaacatttccatagcaatgtttttctgttttatgctGCTGTTTGGGGGCAGATGGTTACAGTAATGATGTGGCTGTCTTTTGCCATTATTATGCAAAAAGTCTTATATTAGCAGAACAACTGAAGCTCAGTTTTCTAGCCCTAAAAGTTACCTCTTAGCAAAGGAGTAGAATAGTGACAGTCAGAGGGGTAACACAGCCACAGTGTGCTACTTATTTTGAGGTCAGTAAAGCATGAGCACCTTTCAGATTATTGCTACACCATGGTCCTTCTAGGGCTTCTCCAGAGTTAGCTTCCTCATGGTCCACGTTGCTGTGCCTCTCAGTCTATCCCACTTACCAGTCAATGGTGATTTTTACAGATTCATAGTTGTACCAGGTCTCAGCCTTAGAAGCATTTGGCCCTTTGTGGAGGAGCCAGTCCTTTTGTTACCCAGCCATTAAGCCCCTGGTCCAGTATCCACCCTGGGCAGACTCCCAACGTAGAGCTTTCTCAGTCTTGGCCTCATGCCTATTTATGACTTACTCACAGGTAGCACCACTTAACTTGCTGCCAAAATTATCCTTACACTATCCCTGTAACTCTCATTCCCCTGTGGCCTTCCAGCCAGAAATTCAGTCCTTGGACCTGGCTTCTCAGCAGTTGTCCCTGAGAGGGAAGAATCGGCTGGCTCCTGAGAACACACAGAGCTTCCCCACACCTTGAGATTTGCACCTTGCTGCACAGGAGCTTTCCAGCCTTCCTTCCCAGCGTACCATGGCCAGTACCAATAGCAGTGCGGGCATCCGGTGGTCCAGACAGGAGACACGAACCCTCCTCTCCATACTAGGCGAGGCAGAGTATATTCAGCGCCTCCAGACTGTGCATCATAATGCAGATGTCTATCAGGCTGTGTCTAAGCGAATGCAGCAGGAAGGCTTCCGCCGCACCGAACGTCAGTGCCGCTCCAAGTTTAAAGTTCTGAAGGCGTTATATTTAAAGGCCTACGTGGCCCATGCCACAAGTATGGGTGACCCGCCACACTGTCCATTTTATGATACGCTGGATCAGCTTCTCCGAAATCAGATAGTGACTGACCCAGACAACTTAATGGAGGATGCTGCTTGGGCCAAGCACTGTGATCAGACTTTAGTGGCCTCTGACACCCCAGGGGAAGAGGGAACCAGCATTCTGAAAGCAAAAAGGACTCAGGCAGCTGATCTTCAGCCTATCTTGAAAACAGTTAAGGAATCAGATGAGGATTGTCAGCTGAGAATCAGTGACCGGATACCCGAAACCAGTGACCTCGAGGACTCCTGGGATGAATCCCCGGGTGCAGGTAACTCCCAAGCATGTGAAGGATTGGGGTCCCCGAGGAGTCACTTGGTTCTAAACAGCAGTGTATATTTGGATAGTGCCCTCCTGAGCATATTCCCTACTTCTGCTACCCCTAATGCTCCCCCGCTTTTTAAACCTAATAGTAAGATAAAACCTCAAGGTTTTAAAAAGCTATGGCCCTAGGTAGGTAAGGTGTTAGAACTCTTCAAACCTAGAAATGCTCTTTAGAACCAAACTAGTTCTGGCATTATTTGTAATGGGTACTTAGGGATTTGTAGCTATACAGCAGGTTGGATAGCTACTTGGAAAGGGGTTGCAGAAGGCAAGGGGGAAGTTGTGGAGGTAAAATTAAACAGGCCAAAATGCCCACAGTAAAGAAATGAATTCTTCCCAATCCCTGGCGGAAAGGGACCTTTCCAGGAACTGCCATAGTTTTGTAATTGTCTCTCAACTCTGCTGCTGGCTGCAAGCATTCCCTTAGCAGGAATGTCCTCTTTGCAacattgttgctttgtttttcaggGTGCTCTCAAGGGACCCCCACCTACAGCAACTCCCACAACCTTTTCAGAGGTGCAGTTGCTCCCTGTCAGAGCAGCCCCATGACCAGACTGGGTGTGTCCGGGGAGCCCAGTCCCTGCACCAGCACCAGCCGCAACACTCCTGGTGCAGCCTCCGCACCACGGCCTCCGGTCTCCTCTCCCAGAGTTGGTTTTGTTTCTGGTGGGGATAGGCCTTTGACCAGTGAGCCGCCTCCAAGGTGGGCAAGGCGAAGAAGGCGGTCAGTGGCCAGGACCATTGCAGCCGAGTTGGCAGAAAACAGGAGATTGGCACGAGAACTTTCAAAGCGTGAGGAAGAAAAACTGGACAGGCTGATTGCTATTGGTGAGGAGGCCAGTGCTCAGCAAGACACTGCCAATGAGCTCCGCAGGGACGCTGTCATCGCGGTCAGACGTTTGGCGACAGCGGTGGAAGAAGCAACTGGTGCTTTTCAGCTAGGCCTTGAAAAATTGCTTCAGAGGTTGATTTCAAACACCAAAAGCTAGGAACTGATTATAAGAGTTTATTTCCTAAACTGGTAGAAGTCTAGTTCCAATACTTGCTTTCTAGGACCCTGGCTCCTTTTCTGTGTCCTCAGAGAAAAAAGAGTGGATGAACCATTAATATGCAGAGTAGTAGGAATGTACTTTCTAGTACCTTTCCCCAAGATTCTCCACTAACTAAGAACTTTCAGAAATGCGAGGGGTAGcctaataaatagaaaatggatGGAGCCAAGTCCAAGAGAGCTAGTTCGACCTGGCTTTGTCTCTGATGTAAGGCAATTTAGTTTACCTCTCTACAACAGTTTTCCTCATTGTAAAATGGGGTTGATATTAACTCCTGCcctgcctacctcacagggttgttgtgagggtcAAATGGCTAATAGATGTGAAAGAGTTTAAAAGTACTGTACACATTTAAGTTATTAATGCGTATGACCTGGGCTGCAGTAAGGCTAGGGTGAGGCATGTTAGTTTACGAGATACAGAAGTATGTCTGTGTACCATGACTTCATTGCTTGAATCTTTTTTCACTAGTTTAACTTGACTGCTTCATGGAGTTTggaatcttaattttttaaacccCTCTGTGGCTCATCAGGCTAGGATCAGCACAACATGTATTTGTACCTTTTATCTTGTACATTGTCACTGCTGTGTCTCTGACATACCTACTAGTAAGCAGTCAGACCATCTTTCCCTCCTTCATTTTACTAGTTCTTAGTCTCCTGTCAATGTAAGGATATAATTAAGAACTAACAGGGAGTCACAATAGTATGTTACGGTTCATATTGATAATTtttgatataattaaatattggctattttataaaaaatgtaagtaaatgcTTCACATTGCATAGTATTTGGGTCCCTTTATGTGCCTAAGTTACATCTTTAAATTTTGGTTGCCATTTGAGCATTGTGGAAACCATTCTGATTATTATATCAGTTTCCAATCTTTTAGCTAATTTCATTCTCTTCTGCTAGCTTTTTTTTGCCTAGTATGTTACAGAGGGAAAGCCCTAGAAAACTTCCCTTCTAAGGAACTTTCCAAGGTTACTTTTTCTCAAGTGTTGCAGACAAAAGTTCATGCAGTTAATGGCGTATGGTAGAAGAGAACAGCTTTATTTCCCCTTTAGCTTTGGAGACACTACAGGGTGGTGTGGATAAAGACTGCCTGGAATAGAGGACTCCTTTTAAGCACAAACCCTCAACAAATGCACCACTCACATCCCTTCCCTGACTTCTTTGGAAGAGATGAAGGTGATATGCCAAACTTCCACTTTACTTTAGAAG encodes:
- the LOC123625382 gene encoding zinc finger and SCAN domain containing 29, coding for MASTNSSAGIRWSRQETRTLLSILGEAEYIQRLQTVHHNADVYQAVSKRMQQEGFRRTERQCRSKFKVLKALYLKAYVAHATSMGDPPHCPFYDTLDQLLRNQIVTDPDNLMEDAAWAKHCDQTLVASDTPGEEGTSILKAKRTQAADLQPILKTVKESDEDCQLRISDRIPETSDLEDSWDESPGAGCSQGTPTYSNSHNLFRGAVAPCQSSPMTRLGVSGEPSPCTSTSRNTPGAASAPRPPVSSPRVGFVSGGDRPLTSEPPPRWARRRRRSVARTIAAELAENRRLARELSKREEEKLDRLIAIGEEASAQQDTANELRRDAVIAVRRLATAVEEATGAFQLGLEKLLQRLISNTKS